The genomic segment TAAGATACCGGAGAACTTCAACGAGGCGAAGTACATCGGTTTCACAATGTACTCAACGTGCATTGTATGGCTAGCATTCGTGCCCATCTACTTTGGTTCGAACAATGACTACAAGGTCTGTATCTATCGAAAACTCGTATTATCTTATCATCGTCCTGTTAATCGTtgtattattataaatataaatttacaGGTACAAATTGCAAGTATGTGCATGTGCATCAATATCTCCGCGTCAGTAGCACTTGGTTGCCTGTTCACGCCAAAAGTGTACTTGGTACTTTTTCAACCGTATAAAAACGTTCGTCCTGGGCATGCTAATGTATGTAAACAACTTTTGAATAAATGCTCCCATTCGAGCGTCCGGTGAAATAATTCAGGATTACCATTGCAGACGAGCGCACTTCAAAGTGGTAACCGTGCAGGGTACAGTATGCGATTTTCCGGTGGTCGTAGCCAAACGATGCAGAGCATGACCTCGTTTTCACGGAGCAGTCCGCCGATATCACATCCAAGCCAGGACGAGGTGAAGCATGTCAACGGTGAGACACAAGCACTGGCGAGCCCATCTATCGAGGAGACCTCAGTTAGCTAGGTCTCTCTCATACAACTCCCTCCCTGTCTAGAGTCTCAGGCCAGGATTCATGAGACCACCGTGGAGATATACGACGATGATGAAGAAGACCGCAAGCTCTCAACTATCCAGGAATTGTCAGAATCAAGGGACATTTCCAGTCCTTCGGTGTTCGCCGAGAATTGCCGAAATCGAAGTCGAAAGTCGATTTCCAGCGATTCCGATCAGgtgatctatgtttcattctaactTGCTAACTGCAGTTGCGCGTTGTGCGGAGGTgataataatttattaatagGGATCGCACGAGAGTACATTTTTCTAATCTGTATGTTTGTAATTATCTTTCGAGTCGAACGATCCAGCACGGAAAAATCGCATGGGGACAATCAGCTGCATCTCCGACAAAGTGCTGTTCCATAAAGCTGATGTAAACATATTTCTCAACGAGGATCAAGGTTTCCACGTCTACAGCGACGATTCACCGACATTCTCCGATTTTTCATCGTAAGACACATTCGAGACGAGGTAAACGAAAGGTGTCATTTTTACCATTTGAAGATTGTTTAACAGTGCCAAGACGTCTTTTCAGCCTCGCATTTGTTCTTACAAGTACAAGTTAGGTATACTATACGCACGTGCGGGCGCGAAGTTACTAATCAAAATACCTAGAAAATCAAATAAATTTTATAGAGTGAATATATTTAATTCCGCGGCGTTACTCGTGTTGTTGATTTCCTTGTTAGCTTTTATAATAGAATTTATCGCCCCACATTTCGGATTGAAACGGTGCTCGCCAATGTTTCATTTATACTCATCCCTGGCCAATCACTGGCCAATTGTTACGTTGCTCGATAAGCGAAGGTAATTTTGATATTCATTAGTCCCTTATGCATTCCTTAAAAATAAGCAATGCAATAAAGTTTCGCGTACTTTACATTATAAACCTTCGATCAAAAGTTCACGATACCGGTAAAGAATATTTAAACTGACATTACATTACatgtatataatatttacttgATTTATACGAACGGCGGGAATTCAATAAATAGTAATATAATAGATGTACATATTTATGAACTGTTTTGGGGAAATACCAGACGTTTTGTTACTGATTTCAAATTATATTTAAACGAATGTTTTATTTAATTATGTACTTGGTAATAAGTATACAAACTACATCTTAGAAATACGTGGCAAGTTCATATACAAAAGTCTTTCATCAAAAAAATCCTTTCTGATCGCCTTTCGGGGTATATTATCATAATATACCCCAGTGTGTGTATGTTATATTAATTACATATAATTGTAACATTCCATTAGCATTTAATGTGAAACGGTAATAGATAAAAATGCAGCGAGTGTAATAATGGAACATTTAATACTCACTAAATTCATGGttcatttcaatattaattattatgttTCCTGCATTTAAAAGCATAACTTCGAGAAATATGATCGAACACTGCAatgtaaatataaaagaaatgaTAACAATCGTTGGTAAAACAACATGGAGTACTATACGACTGTGTTTTAATACACGAATACATTAGAATTAGTGAAACGATTAAAATTAAGTGATTCAAGTATATATAATGAGTAAGCAATAACTTACTCGAGTTAACTATCGCATCAATTTTCTCTGATTTTCGatgaaacgaagaaagaaaACGGCTTAATGAAGAGAAGCTCGTTATCTATCATATACACTTATCATAAGAACAGAGAATTTGTAATAATTCCTTTTTGGGAAATCACCACTTTTGTACAAATGTTTCAGACAGAAATTCGATTATACACAATTCAATATTGTAACAATACGTTTCGTTTACGTAACTTTACGCGCGTGAAGTTAAATTATATTAACTATTAAGTTACTAGCTCTCAATGagacgtatatatacatattgaaTGGGAAAATAGAATTTTTCCGTTTTCACAGTAGACCTATGAAATTCATTACTTAAATATTACTAGTACAATAACCCAACGATGGGAAGTAAAAAATGTCTAACATAGTAAATAAATGTGtactttataaatatatatataactgcCGACAATTGAAGAAATCAAATAGTTATAAAAAACGAAATTAATGTAGACTGTACGCGAGTGGAGATGTGTTACGTGTGAATGCTGTGTAGAGTTTTGATTAAAAGTGTGccaatataaaaataataaaataccgtATCTAGGTCGAAACGAGAGCTGTTTTAAACAAACTAGTCGTCATGTTCTTATTTGAAcatttatattaaataattatatattgttGGTATTTATGATCGTAGAGATACTTATATGTATACGAGATGAGCCATTCAGTTGAAACAAATGGATATTCGTTTTGTACAGTTATatagaagaagagaaaaatgtTAGAGGGAATTGTTGAACAGTAGATCTTCTACTACTTCCTTCGCAACTTTTTCTACTTCTAACTAAACGCAAAATATAAAACACACCACCAAATTACGTGACTCATCCTGCATATCATATATTGTTATATTAACGTTGTACAAAAACTAGAGATCTATTTCTGTTAATTTTGCGTACCGTTACACGTGCTGCAAATTGTTTTTAAAGTTGACTGAAAATTTAAATCACGCGTTAGAAGTTTGGACGAAACTTTAACACGATTGTATCGCGAATGTAATCAAAAGATTTTGATGACACCTATATAGGAtatctgaatattatatgcttgtTGTATAAACATTTTTAGAAAATGGATGGTTGGAATGATTAAACATCTTTGGTTGAACTGTTAATCGCGTAACAACGAAATTAAATCATATACGAAAACGAAAATATCTGAACAGTTGAGACTCTTGAGAAGTAAATAAATTGATTGCAATAATAAAATTGGCAATGAACTTTCTAAATAATTGCTTGATAAGGAACAATCCTTGAAATATTTTCATCTGTTTTGAAAGAATAGACGCACAGAGTTTATCATCtcataaagagaaagaaaaagacgcGCCGTCCATGACTCTTCACTTCATCTCTTGAATTAAATCCAAATTAAAGAAAATAACAGGCAAAAATCAAAGATGTTTATCTGATGTGTacctacacattaaacgaagaaTTGTTTGTCGCAAACGCGTAGACAACGAAAAACATATTTAGAGCCAACACGAAAATGTattgtcgttataaagtagtgtttGTAAGCAGGCAATTATAAGACTTAAATAATGATATGGTTCTAGCAACTACGAGAGTTAAAAGTTCACCTAAACCTTGTCCAAGGTTTATAAaaatagataaaaaaaaaattgatctaCTTCTCAATGTGCTTTGGATTTTATTGAAGTTGTTATAGcgagtaaaatatatatatatttattataatatacGAAATGTAATTAGATAAATTAAATTCGAGTACACCCGAATAGTCTCTCCTGACAATGAGTGCAATGGTGACCTGATAGGTAGTTTCGTACAGATAACAACAAAAGgtcaatttattattattttacgtTTTAGATACTATATATACGATATATATGCATACGCGTATATGATTAATGTGTGACATTAAACAATGTTATGTAATTCTAAGAAAAATCGGATATCTAAATACAATTTGTTGTGTGTTTGTATGTTTAGATTGtcacatatatataatatacacatAGAAGTAATACATAAGGGGATAAAGAACACAAATGAACGAGCGGAATAGCGTGCTATAAGGTTTCTCATTTTtcaaatacaattttatattctgGTGCCAACCATCGAGTTAATTATAACGTTAATTATACATTTGTAAAATAAACCCCAGACTACATGGTCAGCCAATAAATAATTACACAGGCGATTTACATATTTTACttaacaatttttttaattgttctctCTTTAGTGTGAATTATTACATGAAATCGTGTAACAAGAAGTTGATTACGATAGAACAGCTTACATTGTACTCCATTTATCCTTTTCTTTGTACAAAGAAAATTAGAAGCGAACTAAAGTTACAGATGAAATAATCAGTTcttaatttatatatcgtcgtgTTATAACAATTTAATATACATGgcgtataaaaataaaaaacaatAACAGTGTACAATTAACTATCGAAGGATGTTAAACAAACTTATTTCGTTTGAACATGATTATTTCGGAGCTATAAGACCTTTCAGACAGTCGAAAGTGTTACCATCCGGATGCACGGTAAATATACTTCCATCTTCTCCACGAACACGTAAATATCCATATTCATCTATACCTAATATTCTAGCATTCTGTGACACTCCCGATGCCGACAATACCGTCACATCCGCATCGCTACAaaagtaaaatattaattttcatgCTGCAATTTGCATCTACTGAAGTAGCCAAAGAAACGCATTAAAAAATTCATAAAAAATAATTCAAAATTCAACAAACGTATGACCATAACTTACGTATGCATCCAATAAGTATAATATGCATCCAGGAAAAGATCTATATTACCACTTTGTACGATATGCAACCATCTCTCGATTTCGTTAAATACAATGGCAAAATATTGTTCGTAGGATATCATTTTTAACTTTCCATTAGACACTTGATTGAACGCGTTAACCAGATCATTGATGCAACACGTTGGTTCTTTATTGAACAAATTGATACCAACTCCTAAAAATGTCAACTATTAGTATAAGATACGCTATATATACATGAAGAAAGTTAACGAACGGAAATGTATAACAATTATTGCCTTTATAACAAATTAAACAATcacgtaataataataatacttgCCAACATTACAGATGCAAAGATCTGATATTATCTGCGTATTTATTATCATACCACCAATCTTGATATTATTACCAGCGTAAATGTCGTTAGGCCATTTCAGTCTGAGATCGATTTCCTATAATacgtaaatataaatatattgaaattaatttttctattaCAATCCAATATCGAATCATTTAAAAAATATCTCTAAATTTCACGCACGTAGAAACAAATGTTTTTAATTAGTTGAGCCTTATAAGAagcgaatttataataatattacAATTCTTATATTACGTAAATAAATTTTGGAAAGGAATAATAAATAATGTATGAAATGTAACGACAATTACATGTAAAATGTAGTAGTTTAAAAAGGTACCTCGTATCCGGGTAAAGATTTAAATGCAGATATAATTGCAACAGAAACCAAATGTTGCAGTATTGAAATACGATTTCCAAGCACTGTTTTAATGGATATATGAAGTTGTAAGGTAAACATAGCGCATCCCTTTGGACTGAGCCAGATGTTTTTACCCCTAGCTTAAAATCAACACGGTACATATTCAATAAGATTTAATTAATGAAAAAATTAAATGATTTTTGCATATATTGAAGATATTAaagtatttattaaattatgtaTGCTTTCTTAGACtacttccattgctacgatcatTAGAATTGCTATTAGCTAATTAATATGTAATACGTATATTTATACACACCATATCCTTGAGTTTGTTGGCGAACAATAACAGCCAAACCGTGTTGTAATCGGGAACCATTAAGTACGTCCATTGAAGATGATAATATCTCCGCAAATATTACTAAACGTCCCAACTCCTGCGAAGTTAAATTCTATAATAGAAAATACAATAAATCGAACAAATTAATCCCTTTCACTGCAAgcaaaatttatattaaatttattattattgtcaTTTTTAGAAGATACCTCAAAATATTCTACAGTCGAGAAATCATTTGGACACTGATATAGCATAATGGGAAGAAATGAAGACGAGGCTGGTCGAGGAACTGTACTACTCCGACAAAATTGAAGCTCCATCTTCGACATCTTTAAAATATCGTTCGTTTCCATTGTATCCTTCAATTTTTCTAGCATCTCTAATTTTAACTGCAAGAGAAACGATCGATAAGTTTTTAGAACAAGAATTTCACGTAACACGATTCAATAATATTGTGTCTTTCGATACCTCGTGTCGTCCCAAGAAAAAAGCAGGTGTATAAGTAATGGCGATATTTTGTCGTGAAGTATCACGAAGCTCTACTCCAAGATGAACTTTTAACAGATCATTGAATATCTCCAATCTGGTCGCATTGCTTTCTTTCAAGGCATTAAATTTACTTTCCTCGAGTTCGTATTGCATTGGGTCTACTTCCAGGTGTATCTGAGAAAAGACCACCTTTCCGCTACTTCCCGAAAGCGTTCCAAGTAAAATACTTGGTGTGTGCCAAGTTTCTTCTGTTCCAAGTACTTTGAGCTCAAACGAATACGTGTTGCCTTTTTTATCCTTCACCTTTACCGATGTTGGAGGAGACACAGATGCCctataaaaaaaattgtttatatataTTCTATCGTTCTTCTTTTCTCTCAAAAATGATATATTTTGTAGCAGTTGATTAAGCGCTGGTTGAGGATCTTACTTCGTGTCTTCGTGATCCTGGGAGAATCTTGTCCTTACAGGAGATGCTTGATAACAGAAGATATGATGCATCATGCGAACATGCTTCCACTTCCCGTAGGAGAAGTGAACGAGCTCGTTCTCACGTACTTCGGCAGTTTTGAACGATGGAAGTAAAATATGGACGATATCAGAGCATAAAGCGAGAAGTTTACCACCGCGAAGTATATATTCCATTATCTGATTTCCAATCTCATTACCAATATTTCCACAAACAACGACCAATGCTGCATTTTCGATCCAAGCGTCGTTGCGTGCTTCCTCGGAAGATAACGCGTAAATCGCGTATCTGATCATCAAGGAGAAGCTTGTGAGTTTTGCAAGTATATTGTCTCAAGACTTGAATAACAAGAAAACGATCGTACTTATCCGTGCCAAGTGATTCTTCTAATACTCTCTTTACGTTATTCCGTGCAATAAGACTGTCAGCATATATTAGAACATTCGGAGGTTTTACATTTTTGCTTGATAATTTCTCCGTTATTTCTATCATAGTACTTCTGCAATATAAAAATTGAAACAAATTTTTTAAAATCGCCCACAACTGGATGATCTTTTTCTTCCATTCGCATAGTCCAGTCGCGATATATTTTACACTACATCTATGTCTATCAGTTTAGAATATTCTATCACTGTAAAAATTTTAGTGTCCAAGCATGATACTTACTTAAACGGACTCGTTGATGATGCTACTTTGCTATCCTTGGCATCATAAAATGCCTTTTGCTCAAAAGGTTTACTTGTACTTTTGATATCGCTGCAAGAGACTTGTTTGACTTTTATTGTTTCCGGTATTTCGTCTAAATTATCAAGCGTGTCAAGCGATTTACTACCCGAATGCGGAACACCTTGAAATTCAGTTGTGTGTACGGTGGCGTCCTTTACTTCGTCTGGCAACAACTGGCTCTCTTGTTCAGGAATGCTTACTGAGACTGGTGTAGAAATCTGACTTCTGCTTTCACTTTCTAAAAGAACAATTTGTTTCTAACTATAACGAAATGTATCGACAATCCTTTTCGTAAATTGTTGATATTTGTACTTAATATGTATATTAAGAATGCATATTTTTGTTTTACCTGGTGTTTCACTTCGTATCGCACGTTGCATCAATTCAATCTCAAAATCTGTCACAGCATTTTCTGGATATACTAGTAAGCCTGGAAATTCCTTAACTTCAACTGGTTTGCATGTTTCGGATGCAATTTTGGCAGTGTGGCTTAGAGACTTCAATCTTTCTGTGTGCGTATCCCATTCTACTTTATCTATAAATTCTTATGGAAAAATATATTTAACGTTATACACAgtgtattttataaaatattacaaattattttGTCTACAGCCGCGTGTACGAGAGGGTCATTTTGATTGAATGTTGCATATTATTAGTGACGTTCAACTGTAAATCAAAAGCAGTTGAAATAGTCAGTCATTTCAATACTAAACTGTTCTGCTACAGATTTAATAGAAGACAAACGAATCATTAAGTCGTAATATTTACATGTTTAAAATATTGTACAATTATCCTTACTTGTAGTTTTAATTTTATGAATTTATTCTTACTTTTAGTTGGGGGTGAATTCAGTAAATCGCTGTTGTAAAGGCAAGGTTTTCCTGATATCAGAACAGCTGAAATAATATTAAGCTATTATTAACAATCCAGTATTTCGATAAAGAAAATctaaatctacatacatactttctATACGTTTCAACAATAAACCATTATTAATGTAACATTGAccttccattgctgcgataaaaAATTTTGCAACCATATCTAAATCAGATTCTACAATTAGATCAATATTTTTGTCTGCCGTCCACGTAATAATTAAACCATAATCTTCCACCTGAAAGATAAAACATACTTAAGCTACACAAATATTACTGTATAATAGACTTAATATAAATTTCATCCtgttctaaaaattttgtttaatgttccttcaTCAAGTTTTGTACATATTTGATGCACAGGAATCTCTGTATAAACTTATTGCCAGTTGTTTTACAACTGAAAATAAGACAACCAAATGCAATGATTCAACTTGTACAATTACTCTTTATATTGTCTACCAGTTTGTCTATCACTTTCTATAAGATTATCATATATATTGGGCACATCGAAATAGATTCTAATGTATAGATACAGTACCTTTGTAGCTTGCGTCGCAGCGACTGGTTTATAGCTTTCAAGATCAGCTTCAACAAGAATATAAAGTTTGTACTCTGGTTTTAATAAAGTTCCGTTACGATTATTTGTATGTAAAGGGAAAAACGTTTTCCCGTACTGATACGTTAACCAACTTGAAATGTCAACTTTTTGCTGGTAAAATAGCAATTAACTGAATGATCAACCACATTTAAACTATAATAATTTGTTTATATTACATTATCGCTTGATGCATACTTGAGGAAATATAGTGCACAATCTCATATCACCGCAATACCATAGTAATTCGTCTAGTCTAGCGTCACATTTATTCATACACAGACAAGAAGTCATAAATTCATCATTTTCCCAATCATCCATGGGa from the Xylocopa sonorina isolate GNS202 chromosome 13, iyXylSono1_principal, whole genome shotgun sequence genome contains:
- the Hcs gene encoding holocarboxylase synthetase-like protein is translated as MILTLFYMIATSIQSRRILFLKTHLRNLFERNTTACPTIMFYNKALSSRKESKSPMDDWENDEFMTSCLCMNKCDARLDELLWYCGDMRLCTIFPQQKVDISSWLTYQYGKTFFPLHTNNRNGTLLKPEYKLYILVEADLESYKPVAATQATKVEDYGLIITWTADKNIDLIVESDLDMVAKFFIAAMEGQCYINNGLLLKRIETVLISGKPCLYNSDLLNSPPTKKFIDKVEWDTHTERLKSLSHTAKIASETCKPVEVKEFPGLLVYPENAVTDFEIELMQRAIRSETPESESRSQISTPVSVSIPEQESQLLPDEVKDATVHTTEFQGVPHSGSKSLDTLDNLDEIPETIKVKQVSCSDIKSTSKPFEQKAFYDAKDSKVASSTSPFKSTMIEITEKLSSKNVKPPNVLIYADSLIARNNVKRVLEESLGTDKYAIYALSSEEARNDAWIENAALVVVCGNIGNEIGNQIMEYILRGGKLLALCSDIVHILLPSFKTAEVRENELVHFSYGKWKHVRMMHHIFCYQASPVRTRFSQDHEDTKASVSPPTSVKVKDKKGNTYSFELKVLGTEETWHTPSILLGTLSGSSGKVVFSQIHLEVDPMQYELEESKFNALKESNATRLEIFNDLLKVHLGVELRDTSRQNIAITYTPAFFLGRHELKLEMLEKLKDTMETNDILKMSKMELQFCRSSTVPRPASSSFLPIMLYQCPNDFSTVEYFENLTSQELGRLVIFAEILSSSMDVLNGSRLQHGLAVIVRQQTQGYARGKNIWLSPKGCAMFTLQLHISIKTVLGNRISILQHLVSVAIISAFKSLPGYEEIDLRLKWPNDIYAGNNIKIGGMIINTQIISDLCICNVGVGINLFNKEPTCCINDLVNAFNQVSNGKLKMISYEQYFAIVFNEIERWLHIVQSGNIDLFLDAYYTYWMHTDADVTVLSASGVSQNARILGIDEYGYLRVRGEDGSIFTVHPDGNTFDCLKGLIAPK